In a genomic window of Stakelama saccharophila:
- a CDS encoding A/G-specific adenine glycosylase has product MPAKLPSTIAPHLLARYDRHARDLPWRAPPGTPPPAPYRVWLSEVMLQQTQVATVKPYFERFTTRWPDFESLAAADEGELMAAWAGLGYYARARNLLACARQVVRDHGGRLPDTEAELRKLAGIGDYTAAAIAAIAFGARAVVVDANVERVVARLAALEDPLPAARPTVRALADTITPEPRAGDFAQAMMDLGSDICTARAPRCLLCPLRADCAGHASGAPERFPVKTPKRKRPHRRGTIFWLTSGDSVLLVRRPDKGMLGGMRALPTGPWTDAAPGLAEPPIPAEWRLHDATVRHGFTHFTLECTLASARVEAHINPEAGSWWPIDDLDSAGLPTLFAKAAAVMKKQG; this is encoded by the coding sequence GTGCCCGCCAAGCTTCCTTCGACGATCGCGCCGCATCTTCTCGCCCGGTACGACCGACATGCCCGCGATCTGCCGTGGCGCGCGCCGCCCGGCACGCCGCCGCCCGCGCCCTATCGCGTCTGGTTGTCGGAGGTGATGCTGCAACAGACGCAGGTCGCGACCGTCAAACCCTATTTCGAACGGTTCACCACCCGCTGGCCCGATTTCGAAAGCCTCGCCGCCGCCGATGAGGGCGAATTGATGGCCGCCTGGGCCGGGCTCGGTTATTATGCCCGCGCCCGCAACCTGCTCGCCTGCGCCCGCCAGGTGGTGCGCGACCATGGCGGCCGCTTGCCGGATACCGAGGCGGAACTGCGGAAGCTTGCCGGAATCGGCGACTATACCGCCGCCGCCATCGCCGCCATCGCGTTCGGAGCGCGTGCCGTGGTGGTCGATGCCAATGTCGAACGCGTCGTCGCCCGCCTCGCGGCGCTGGAAGATCCGCTCCCCGCCGCGCGGCCGACCGTCCGCGCGCTCGCCGACACCATCACGCCCGAGCCCCGCGCCGGCGATTTCGCGCAGGCGATGATGGATCTCGGGTCCGACATCTGCACCGCGCGTGCGCCGCGATGCCTGCTCTGCCCGCTGCGCGCCGATTGCGCGGGCCATGCCAGTGGCGCGCCCGAGCGCTTCCCGGTCAAGACGCCGAAACGCAAGCGCCCGCACCGGCGCGGGACCATCTTCTGGCTGACCAGCGGCGATTCGGTTCTGCTCGTCCGCCGTCCGGACAAGGGGATGCTGGGCGGCATGCGGGCACTTCCTACCGGCCCGTGGACCGACGCGGCGCCGGGCCTTGCCGAACCGCCGATCCCGGCCGAATGGCGCCTGCACGATGCGACCGTTCGGCACGGCTTCACCCATTTCACACTGGAATGCACGCTTGCGAGCGCGCGTGTCGAGGCGCACATCAACCCCGAGGCCGGGTCGTGGTGGCCGATCGACGACCTCGATTCGGCCGGGCTGCCGACCCTGTTCGCCAAGGCGGCGGCGGTGATGAAGAAGCAGGGATGA
- a CDS encoding serine hydrolase domain-containing protein, producing the protein MFRKVASALALAVLLTAPAVPLTAAPPRNGAAADAATAIALPKTRAFAQSFVGEDKAPGIVIAVGKGDRPTTFIADGRLSDETGAPAVDRDTLWRVYSMTKPVTAMAAMMLIEDGKLSLDQPVADFIPAFADMQVLDTPDGDSLASHPAEHPITIRNLLTHTAGLGYNIISRGALKTAYEEQGILPAAVNAQTEPQMRAVRPASLKAFAERVATLPLAYEPGTRWSYSIGLDILGRVIEVASGQPFDTFVQQHILDPLDMTESYWTVPQAKADTLVTNYFWAGDARVPLDPAQSSVFLEAPSFPYGGAGLVMSARDYDRFLHMLQNGGTLDGARILKQRTVDLAMSDLLPDGVAFTGVAGTTGGNADAGPKMGFGAGGSVYLEDVPGGPARGTYGWGGAAGTIAWVDPANDVRGTVMVNYFPSDKWPLRQDVVRAVYSDLGD; encoded by the coding sequence ATGTTCCGGAAAGTTGCGAGTGCGCTAGCCCTCGCCGTGCTGCTGACAGCGCCGGCCGTACCGCTGACGGCGGCGCCGCCGCGCAACGGCGCCGCCGCCGATGCGGCGACCGCCATCGCCCTGCCGAAGACCCGTGCCTTTGCGCAGAGCTTCGTCGGCGAGGACAAGGCGCCCGGCATCGTCATCGCCGTGGGCAAGGGCGACCGCCCCACCACCTTCATCGCCGACGGGCGCCTGTCGGACGAAACGGGCGCGCCCGCGGTCGACCGCGATACGCTGTGGCGCGTCTATTCGATGACCAAGCCCGTCACCGCGATGGCGGCGATGATGCTGATCGAGGACGGCAAGCTGTCGCTCGATCAGCCGGTCGCAGACTTCATTCCCGCCTTCGCCGACATGCAGGTGCTCGACACGCCCGACGGCGACAGCCTGGCGAGCCACCCGGCGGAGCACCCGATCACGATCCGCAATCTCCTGACCCACACGGCCGGCCTGGGCTACAACATCATCTCCAGGGGTGCGCTCAAGACCGCCTATGAGGAGCAGGGCATCCTGCCGGCGGCCGTCAACGCACAGACGGAACCGCAGATGCGCGCCGTGCGGCCCGCCAGTCTGAAGGCCTTTGCCGAGCGCGTCGCCACCCTGCCGCTCGCCTACGAACCCGGCACCCGATGGAGCTATTCGATCGGACTCGACATACTCGGCCGCGTGATCGAGGTCGCGAGCGGCCAGCCCTTCGACACGTTCGTGCAGCAACATATCCTCGACCCGCTCGATATGACCGAAAGCTACTGGACGGTGCCGCAGGCGAAGGCCGATACGCTCGTCACCAACTATTTCTGGGCCGGCGATGCCCGGGTGCCGCTCGATCCGGCGCAAAGCTCGGTGTTCCTCGAGGCGCCCTCCTTTCCCTATGGCGGCGCCGGGCTGGTGATGTCGGCGCGCGATTACGACCGCTTCCTCCACATGCTGCAAAATGGCGGCACGCTCGATGGCGCCCGCATCCTGAAGCAGCGGACGGTCGATCTCGCCATGTCCGACCTGCTGCCCGACGGCGTCGCCTTCACCGGCGTTGCGGGCACGACCGGCGGCAATGCCGACGCGGGCCCGAAAATGGGCTTCGGCGCGGGCGGCTCGGTCTATCTGGAGGATGTGCCCGGCGGCCCGGCCAGGGGGACCTATGGCTGGGGCGGCGCGGCCGGCACCATCGCCTGGGTCGACCCGGCAAACGACGTGCGCGGCACCGTGATGGTCAACTATTTCCCCAGCGACAAGTGGCCGCTGCGCCAGGATGTCGTGCGGGCCGTCTATTCCGACCTCGGCGACTGA
- the nudC gene encoding NAD(+) diphosphatase has protein sequence MRPPGFTGGTLDRADHLRQDPAALAGVRADARARLLRLDAAEPEVNEDGRLVWAPLSEAPDRAELMLLGLDGEARPHFAARLPDDPPAAGRSPALIAMLDAMRAEDAAHYAAARSLIDWHARHGFCANCGARTSPHRAGWARHCDGCGAEHFPRVDPVVIMIAEHDGRALLGRQPAWPQGRYSALAGFLEVGEAIEEAVAREIAEEAGVPVRGVRYVASQPWPFPSSLMIACIAEATDDTITVDENELESARWFTREDVRAALAGNPAAPFLPPPPYAIAHTLMHAWADG, from the coding sequence GTGCGCCCGCCCGGCTTCACCGGCGGCACGCTCGATCGTGCCGATCACCTGCGCCAGGACCCGGCGGCGCTGGCCGGTGTCCGCGCCGACGCGCGGGCGCGCCTGCTCCGCCTCGATGCCGCCGAGCCGGAGGTGAACGAGGACGGCCGCCTCGTCTGGGCGCCGCTTTCCGAAGCGCCGGACCGGGCCGAACTGATGCTGCTCGGCCTCGACGGCGAAGCGCGTCCGCATTTCGCCGCCCGCCTGCCCGACGATCCGCCCGCCGCCGGCCGGTCGCCCGCCCTGATCGCCATGCTCGATGCGATGCGCGCGGAAGACGCCGCCCATTACGCCGCCGCGCGCAGTCTGATCGACTGGCACGCCCGCCACGGCTTCTGCGCCAATTGCGGCGCGCGCACCTCTCCCCACCGCGCCGGCTGGGCGCGGCATTGCGACGGCTGCGGCGCCGAGCATTTCCCGCGCGTCGACCCGGTCGTGATCATGATCGCCGAACATGACGGCCGCGCTCTGCTTGGCCGCCAACCCGCCTGGCCGCAGGGCCGGTACTCCGCCCTCGCCGGCTTTCTTGAGGTAGGCGAGGCGATCGAGGAAGCCGTCGCCCGCGAAATCGCAGAGGAAGCCGGCGTGCCCGTGCGCGGCGTCCGCTATGTCGCCAGCCAGCCCTGGCCCTTCCCCTCCTCGCTGATGATCGCCTGCATTGCGGAGGCGACCGACGACACCATCACCGTTGACGAAAACGAACTCGAATCCGCCCGGTGGTTCACCCGCGAAGACGTCCGCGCCGCCCTCGCCGGCAACCCCGCAGCCCCCTTCCTGCCACCGCCGCCCTACGCCATCGCCCACACCCTGATGCACGCCTGGGCCGACGGCTGA
- a CDS encoding prephenate dehydratase, producing MQEFPTPARPLVARMTEAAATAPERVVAFQGAPGANSHVAALEAFPDCLPLPCFGFADAIDAVRQMRADRAIIPIENSLHGRVADMHYLLPESGLVITAEHFLRIRHALVGQGPRERVRQAMSHPQALGQCRNWLNAHGISPVAYPDTAGAAALVAEMGDPEVAALAPPKAAELYGLEVLTDDIADADHNTTRFVVLAREAADGAVDGAAVTTLIFAVKNVPAALYKALGGFATNGVNMTKLESYQQGGSFAASEFYCDIEGAPGDPAVDRALEELAFQTKWVRLLGTYPQARRRG from the coding sequence ATGCAGGAATTTCCGACGCCGGCGCGCCCGCTTGTCGCGCGCATGACCGAAGCCGCCGCGACCGCGCCCGAACGCGTGGTCGCGTTCCAGGGCGCGCCCGGCGCCAATTCGCACGTCGCGGCGCTGGAGGCCTTTCCCGACTGCCTGCCGCTGCCCTGTTTCGGCTTCGCCGACGCGATCGACGCGGTGCGGCAGATGCGGGCCGACCGGGCGATCATCCCGATCGAGAATTCGCTGCACGGCCGCGTCGCCGACATGCACTATCTGCTGCCGGAATCGGGGCTGGTCATCACCGCCGAGCATTTCCTGCGCATCCGCCACGCGCTGGTGGGACAGGGCCCGCGCGAGCGGGTGCGCCAGGCGATGAGCCATCCGCAGGCGCTGGGCCAGTGCCGCAACTGGCTGAACGCGCACGGCATCAGCCCGGTCGCCTATCCCGACACCGCCGGCGCCGCGGCGCTGGTGGCGGAAATGGGCGATCCCGAGGTCGCTGCCCTGGCCCCGCCCAAGGCGGCGGAGCTGTACGGGCTGGAGGTGCTGACCGACGACATCGCCGATGCCGACCACAACACCACCCGCTTCGTCGTGCTGGCGCGCGAGGCGGCGGACGGTGCGGTCGACGGCGCGGCGGTGACGACGCTGATCTTCGCGGTGAAGAACGTGCCGGCCGCGCTCTACAAGGCGCTGGGCGGGTTCGCGACCAACGGCGTCAACATGACCAAGCTGGAAAGCTATCAGCAGGGCGGCAGCTTCGCCGCGAGCGAATTCTATTGCGACATCGAAGGCGCGCCGGGCGACCCCGCGGTCGACCGCGCGCTGGAGGAACTGGCGTTCCAGACCAAATGGGTCCGCCTGCTCGGCACCTATCCGCAGGCCCGCCGCCGCGGTTGA
- a CDS encoding c-type cytochrome produces the protein MDNRTNTIAGWVLAGCASALGLSIVSGMVFHDERPETMGYPIEGVEQAAGGEKEVPLATLLASADPDNGAKIFNKCSACHTIDQGAPNGIGPNLYAIVGDPVAHGRGGFAFSDALKSVGGEWTFEKLNAWLTSPRKFASGTKMTFAGLSDPQDRADIIVYLNNHGSNVPLPAAPTEPANAEEEALENQAGATSTANLVNEATPAPGAPSVDERAAEEAEQND, from the coding sequence ATGGATAATCGGACGAACACGATCGCCGGGTGGGTGTTGGCAGGATGTGCCTCGGCATTGGGACTGTCGATCGTGAGCGGCATGGTCTTTCACGACGAACGGCCGGAAACGATGGGCTATCCGATCGAGGGCGTCGAACAGGCCGCCGGCGGCGAGAAGGAAGTTCCGCTGGCGACGCTGCTGGCGAGCGCCGATCCCGACAACGGCGCCAAGATCTTCAACAAGTGTTCGGCCTGCCACACCATCGATCAGGGCGCGCCCAACGGCATCGGCCCGAACCTGTACGCCATCGTCGGCGATCCCGTCGCACACGGCCGGGGCGGCTTCGCCTTTTCCGACGCGCTGAAATCGGTCGGCGGCGAATGGACGTTCGAGAAGCTGAACGCCTGGCTCACCAGCCCGCGCAAGTTCGCCTCGGGCACGAAGATGACCTTCGCCGGCCTGTCGGATCCGCAGGACCGCGCCGACATCATCGTTTATCTCAACAATCACGGCTCGAACGTGCCGCTTCCCGCCGCGCCGACAGAACCGGCCAATGCCGAGGAAGAGGCCCTGGAAAACCAGGCCGGCGCAACCTCGACGGCGAATCTCGTCAACGAGGCGACGCCCGCTCCCGGCGCGCCGTCGGTGGACGAACGCGCGGCCGAGGAAGCCGAACAGAACGACTGA
- a CDS encoding LOG family protein, with translation MTDKNTDKETRLPSRVFRPAQQEAETARTQVQTPQTEHPAYRLAFQDMDFLLREDLRPVRFQLELLKPQLVLDEAKIASTFVMYGSARIPEPAKAQALLDLAEDERAKRIAERLIAKSKYYDVARELGRLASKFPLDEDGHRQFVVCSGGGPSIMEAANRGAADMDAESIGLNIVLPHEQAPNPYVTPSLSMQFHYFALRKMHFLLHARAVAVFPGGFGTFDESFELLTLIQTGKIDPIPVLFYGRDFWNRVVDFEALCEEGVISPRDLDLITFVETAEEGWNAVRDFYRKRDEAVAEAFPPA, from the coding sequence ATGACCGACAAGAATACCGACAAGGAAACCCGCCTGCCTTCGCGGGTCTTCCGGCCCGCCCAGCAGGAGGCGGAGACCGCCCGCACCCAGGTCCAGACGCCGCAGACCGAGCATCCGGCCTATCGCCTGGCGTTTCAGGACATGGACTTCCTGCTGCGCGAGGATCTGCGTCCCGTCCGGTTCCAGCTCGAATTGCTGAAACCCCAGCTCGTCCTGGACGAAGCGAAGATCGCGTCGACCTTCGTGATGTACGGCTCCGCGCGAATCCCGGAGCCGGCGAAGGCGCAGGCGCTCCTGGACCTGGCCGAGGACGAGCGCGCAAAGCGAATCGCCGAGCGGCTGATCGCCAAGTCGAAATATTACGACGTCGCGCGTGAACTGGGCCGGCTGGCGTCGAAATTCCCGCTCGACGAGGATGGGCACCGGCAGTTTGTGGTGTGTTCGGGCGGCGGGCCGTCGATCATGGAAGCCGCCAATCGCGGCGCGGCGGACATGGACGCCGAATCGATCGGTCTGAACATCGTCCTGCCGCACGAACAGGCGCCCAATCCGTATGTGACGCCCAGCCTGAGCATGCAATTCCATTATTTCGCGCTCAGGAAGATGCATTTCCTGCTGCATGCGCGCGCCGTGGCGGTGTTCCCGGGCGGTTTCGGCACGTTCGACGAGAGCTTCGAGCTGCTGACGCTGATCCAGACCGGCAAGATCGATCCGATCCCGGTGCTGTTCTACGGCCGCGACTTCTGGAACCGCGTCGTCGATTTCGAGGCGCTGTGCGAGGAGGGCGTAATCTCTCCGCGCGACCTCGACCTCATCACCTTCGTGGAAACGGCGGAGGAAGGCTGGAACGCGGTGCGCGACTTCTATCGCAAGCGGGACGAGGCCGTGGCCGAGGCGTTCCCCCCGGCCTGA
- a CDS encoding extensin-like domain-containing protein: MKRVFVLASILLLSACIFGGGDSGTGPRRPGAPHSKPHLKAAKSGIPTDAETRQCYASLNRKRVEFRSLPDRGTPGSCSRIGTIQLLDIGTPVTNLGAMRCGLADRFVNWVRYGIRPAARQILGSDVVKIESFGTYSCRGIVGNGTASRLSEHAVADAVDIAAFDLADGRRISVLEGWNSDNQQVRAFLRVVHRSACKRFSTTLGPEYNSAHRNHFHIDMGGGHFCR; encoded by the coding sequence GTGAAGCGCGTATTCGTTCTTGCGTCCATATTGTTGCTGTCGGCCTGCATTTTTGGCGGCGGAGACAGCGGAACCGGACCGCGACGTCCGGGCGCGCCGCATTCCAAACCGCATCTGAAGGCGGCGAAATCGGGCATCCCGACCGATGCCGAGACCCGGCAATGCTATGCCAGCCTGAACCGGAAGCGGGTGGAATTCCGCAGTCTGCCCGATCGCGGCACGCCTGGAAGCTGTTCGCGCATCGGCACGATCCAGTTGCTCGACATCGGCACGCCCGTCACCAATCTGGGCGCGATGCGCTGCGGCCTCGCCGACCGGTTCGTCAACTGGGTGCGCTACGGCATCCGCCCGGCGGCGCGCCAGATCCTGGGCAGCGACGTGGTGAAGATCGAAAGTTTCGGCACCTATTCCTGCCGCGGAATCGTCGGCAACGGAACGGCCAGCCGGCTTTCCGAACACGCCGTCGCCGATGCGGTGGACATCGCCGCCTTCGATCTTGCCGACGGCAGGCGGATCAGCGTGCTGGAGGGATGGAATTCGGACAACCAGCAGGTGCGCGCCTTTCTGCGGGTCGTGCACCGTTCGGCCTGCAAGCGCTTCTCCACGACGCTGGGGCCGGAATATAACAGCGCCCACCGCAACCATTTTCACATCGATATGGGCGGCGGTCATTTCTGCCGCTGA
- a CDS encoding phosphoserine transaminase encodes MTDTTTAPATGASAKPAEKPARPYFSSGPCAKPPGWDASKLATDSLGRSHRSKLGKERLKRAIDLTREVLKVPDTHRIGIVPASDTGAVEMAMWSMLGPKPVTCMAWESFGAGWVTDAVKQLRIDPEVIEADYGDLPDLTRVSPDHDVIFTWNGTTSGVRVPNGDWIADDRTGLTFADATSAVFAVDMPWDKLDVTTFSWQKVMGGEGGHGILILGPRAVERLESYTPDRPLPKIFRMTKGGKLNEGIFEGSTINTPSMLAVEDYIFALEWAQSIGGLDALVARSEANAAALGRIVADRDWLDHLAADPAVRSTTSVCLKLVTDADGDTQGKLVKKMVSLLEAEDAAYDIASYRDAPPGLRIWCGATVDTADIEALGPWLDWAWAQAKSA; translated from the coding sequence ATGACTGACACGACTACCGCGCCCGCCACGGGTGCGTCCGCCAAACCTGCCGAAAAGCCGGCACGCCCCTATTTCTCGTCCGGCCCCTGCGCCAAGCCGCCGGGCTGGGACGCATCGAAGCTGGCGACCGATTCGCTCGGCCGCTCGCACCGGTCCAAACTGGGCAAGGAGCGCCTGAAACGCGCGATCGACCTGACGCGCGAGGTTTTGAAGGTGCCCGACACGCACCGCATCGGCATCGTCCCCGCCTCCGACACCGGCGCGGTGGAGATGGCCATGTGGTCGATGCTGGGTCCGAAGCCGGTCACCTGCATGGCCTGGGAAAGCTTCGGCGCCGGCTGGGTGACCGACGCGGTCAAGCAGCTCAGGATCGACCCGGAGGTGATCGAGGCCGATTACGGCGACCTGCCCGACCTGACGCGCGTCAGCCCCGACCATGACGTCATCTTCACCTGGAACGGCACGACCAGCGGCGTGCGCGTGCCGAATGGCGACTGGATCGCCGACGACCGCACCGGCCTGACCTTCGCCGACGCCACCAGCGCGGTCTTCGCGGTCGACATGCCGTGGGACAAGCTCGATGTGACGACCTTCTCCTGGCAGAAGGTGATGGGCGGCGAAGGCGGCCACGGCATCCTGATCCTGGGGCCCCGCGCGGTCGAACGGCTGGAAAGCTACACGCCCGACCGGCCGCTGCCGAAGATCTTCCGCATGACGAAGGGCGGCAAGCTGAACGAAGGCATCTTCGAAGGCTCGACCATCAACACGCCGTCCATGCTGGCGGTCGAGGATTATATCTTCGCGCTTGAATGGGCGCAGTCGATCGGCGGGCTCGACGCGCTGGTCGCGCGCTCCGAGGCCAATGCGGCGGCGCTCGGCCGGATCGTCGCGGATCGCGACTGGCTCGACCATCTGGCGGCCGACCCGGCGGTGCGTTCGACCACCAGCGTCTGCCTCAAGCTCGTCACCGACGCCGATGGCGATACGCAGGGCAAGCTGGTTAAGAAGATGGTCTCGCTGCTCGAAGCCGAGGACGCGGCCTACGACATCGCCAGCTATCGCGACGCCCCGCCGGGCCTGCGCATCTGGTGCGGCGCAACCGTCGACACCGCCGACATCGAAGCGCTCGGCCCCTGGCTCGACTGGGCCTGGGCACAGGCGAAGAGCGCGTAA
- the serA gene encoding phosphoglycerate dehydrogenase — MPKVLISDKMDPKAAQIFRERGVEVDEITDKSPEELKDIIGRYDGLALRSSTKVTGDLLEAADNMKVVGRAGIGVDNIDVQAASAKGIVVMNTPFGNSITTAEHAIAMMFALAREIPQADASTQAGKWEKKKFMGVELTSKTLGLIGAGNIGGIVADRARGLKMKVVAYDPFLTEERALEMGVEKADLDTLLKRADFITLHTPLTDQTRNILSKENLAKTKKGVRIINCARGGLIDEAALKEGLDSGHIAGAALDVFVEEPARENPLFGTPGFISTPHLGASTTEAQVNVAIQIAEQMSDYLLSGGVTNALNMPSLSAEEAPLLKPYMALAEKLGSLVGQLAQDALKSIAIETEGAAAELNQKPITGAVLAGVMRAYSDSVNMVNAPFLAKERGLDVREVRHDREGDYHTLVRITVQTDEGDRSVAGTLFSNTEPRLVELFGIKVEADLAGKMLYVVNADKAGFIGRIGSALGEAGVNIGTFHLGRRATGGEAVLLLSVDQDITPELLTTLRGMDGVKTAMALDF, encoded by the coding sequence ATGCCCAAGGTACTCATTTCCGACAAGATGGACCCCAAAGCCGCCCAGATCTTCCGCGAACGCGGGGTCGAGGTGGACGAGATCACCGACAAGAGCCCGGAAGAACTGAAAGACATTATCGGCCGGTATGACGGCCTGGCGCTGCGCTCCTCGACCAAGGTCACCGGGGACCTGCTCGAGGCGGCGGACAATATGAAGGTGGTCGGCCGCGCCGGCATCGGCGTCGACAATATCGACGTGCAGGCCGCCTCGGCCAAGGGCATCGTCGTCATGAACACGCCCTTCGGCAATTCGATCACGACCGCCGAACACGCCATCGCGATGATGTTCGCGCTCGCCCGCGAAATCCCCCAGGCCGACGCCTCGACCCAGGCCGGCAAATGGGAAAAGAAGAAGTTCATGGGCGTGGAGCTGACGTCCAAGACGCTGGGCCTGATTGGCGCGGGCAATATCGGCGGGATCGTCGCCGACCGCGCGCGGGGGCTGAAGATGAAGGTCGTTGCCTACGACCCCTTCCTGACCGAGGAGCGGGCGCTGGAAATGGGCGTGGAGAAGGCCGATCTCGACACGCTGCTGAAACGCGCCGACTTCATCACACTGCATACGCCGCTGACCGACCAGACGAGGAACATCCTGTCGAAGGAGAATCTCGCCAAGACCAAGAAGGGCGTGCGCATCATCAACTGCGCGCGCGGCGGGCTCATCGACGAGGCGGCACTCAAGGAAGGTCTGGATTCGGGCCATATCGCCGGCGCGGCGCTCGACGTGTTCGTCGAGGAGCCGGCCAGGGAAAACCCGCTCTTCGGCACGCCGGGCTTCATCTCCACCCCGCATCTGGGCGCATCGACGACCGAGGCCCAGGTCAATGTCGCCATCCAGATCGCCGAGCAGATGTCCGACTATCTGCTGTCGGGCGGCGTCACCAACGCGCTCAACATGCCGAGCCTGTCGGCCGAGGAGGCGCCGCTCCTGAAGCCTTATATGGCGCTGGCCGAAAAGCTCGGCAGCCTGGTCGGCCAGCTTGCCCAGGACGCGCTCAAATCGATCGCGATCGAAACCGAGGGCGCGGCCGCCGAGCTCAACCAGAAGCCGATCACCGGCGCCGTGCTGGCGGGCGTGATGCGCGCTTATTCCGACTCCGTGAACATGGTCAACGCGCCCTTCCTGGCCAAGGAACGCGGCCTCGACGTGCGCGAAGTGCGCCATGACCGCGAGGGCGATTACCATACGCTGGTGCGCATCACGGTGCAGACGGACGAGGGCGACCGATCTGTCGCCGGCACGCTGTTCTCCAACACGGAGCCGCGGCTGGTCGAATTGTTCGGCATCAAGGTCGAAGCCGATCTCGCCGGCAAGATGCTGTACGTGGTCAATGCCGACAAGGCCGGCTTCATCGGCCGCATCGGCTCCGCGCTGGGCGAAGCGGGCGTCAATATCGGCACCTTCCATCTCGGCCGCCGCGCGACCGGCGGCGAAGCGGTGCTGCTGCTCTCCGTCGATCAGGACATCACGCCCGAATTGCTGACCACGCTGCGCGGCATGGACGGCGTGAAGACCGCGATGGCGCTCGACTTCTGA
- a CDS encoding ATP phosphoribosyltransferase regulatory subunit, protein MTSGLLPQGFHDRLPPHADAAAALEARVLATAHAHGYERVDPPLAEFEDSLASRLKSGSAHDAVRFVDPVSQRTLAIRTDMTAQIGRIAATRMGHHPRPVRLSYAGPVVKLRAPQLHPERAMRQIGVELIGSDGVAAAKEIVAVAVEALQAAGVDGLSIDFTLPDLVDTLADGRLSRERLSALRQRLDAKDAAGVAAIDPAYLPLVAAAGPFDEALAGLRAYGSAALASRLDGMARIADRVRGSVAMTLDPTELHGFEYQSWFGFSLFAAGSRDAVGRGGSYTIVHGDGREEAAVGFSLYADAVLVGRAGGEGRKRLFLPLGTDPDHAAALRRDGWVTVAALDDADTPQAQLCTHRLAPEGPVAA, encoded by the coding sequence ATGACTTCCGGACTGCTCCCCCAGGGCTTTCACGACCGCCTGCCGCCTCATGCCGACGCCGCGGCGGCGCTGGAGGCGCGCGTGCTCGCCACCGCACACGCCCATGGCTATGAACGCGTCGACCCGCCGCTCGCCGAGTTCGAGGATTCGCTCGCCAGCCGGTTGAAGTCGGGCAGTGCGCACGATGCGGTACGGTTCGTCGATCCCGTCTCGCAGCGCACGCTTGCCATCCGCACCGACATGACGGCGCAGATCGGCCGCATCGCCGCGACCCGCATGGGCCACCATCCGCGCCCGGTGCGCCTGTCCTATGCCGGACCCGTCGTGAAGCTGCGCGCGCCGCAGCTCCACCCCGAGCGCGCCATGCGCCAGATCGGCGTCGAACTGATCGGCAGCGATGGCGTCGCCGCGGCGAAAGAGATCGTCGCGGTGGCGGTCGAGGCGTTGCAGGCGGCGGGCGTGGACGGTCTGTCGATCGACTTCACCCTGCCCGATCTTGTCGACACACTCGCCGATGGCCGGCTTTCGCGGGAGCGGCTCTCCGCGCTGCGTCAGCGACTGGATGCGAAGGACGCCGCCGGTGTCGCGGCGATCGACCCCGCATATCTGCCCCTGGTCGCGGCGGCCGGGCCGTTCGACGAGGCGCTGGCCGGGCTGCGCGCGTATGGTTCGGCGGCGCTTGCCAGCAGGCTCGACGGCATGGCGCGGATCGCCGACCGGGTGCGCGGCTCGGTCGCCATGACGCTCGACCCGACCGAACTGCACGGGTTCGAATATCAAAGCTGGTTCGGCTTTTCCCTGTTCGCCGCGGGCTCGCGCGACGCCGTCGGGCGCGGCGGCAGCTATACGATCGTCCATGGCGACGGGCGCGAAGAGGCTGCGGTCGGCTTTTCGCTCTACGCCGACGCGGTCCTCGTGGGGCGGGCCGGCGGCGAGGGTCGCAAACGCCTGTTCCTGCCGCTCGGCACCGATCCGGATCACGCCGCGGCGCTTCGCCGCGACGGCTGGGTGACCGTGGCCGCGCTGGACGACGCCGATACGCCGCAAGCGCAACTGTGCACGCACCGGCTCGCGCCAGAGGGGCCGGTCGCCGCCTGA